In Streptomyces sp. NBC_00448, the following are encoded in one genomic region:
- a CDS encoding C45 family peptidase translates to MLDHAGRVEKTFKAVDVGDGGDGRWAARVREVAKESDPAKWLTDEGRTPEGAMRAKELFARHMPELLPVLERLAAQVPEMPEGETLLTHAATKPFWSGCTQTARPGRLLRNYDFPPEACEGTIVRSHFLRPVIGMQDGAWGLLDGMNDAGLAVSLTFGGRFVHGPGLSVLIALRYVLETCTTVDEAVECLRALPICIPQNVTLADPDRAVTVQVGPDIPLAVDPDPVACAANHQLAAPVSPEEEAGSRTLARVAAIRAAGPDTPVATMLRPPLYRREYDEGFGTLYTADYRPTDGEVGYHWPDAEPWTQSFAAFHEGARTIELAPAPALPEPAVTSPSSDN, encoded by the coding sequence GTGCTGGATCATGCGGGCCGGGTCGAGAAGACGTTCAAGGCCGTGGACGTCGGTGACGGTGGCGACGGGCGCTGGGCGGCGCGGGTGCGGGAGGTCGCGAAGGAGAGCGACCCGGCCAAGTGGCTGACGGACGAGGGCCGGACGCCGGAGGGAGCGATGCGGGCGAAGGAACTGTTCGCACGGCACATGCCCGAACTCCTGCCGGTGCTGGAGCGGTTGGCCGCGCAGGTGCCGGAAATGCCTGAGGGCGAGACGCTGCTGACGCACGCGGCGACGAAACCGTTCTGGAGCGGCTGCACGCAGACCGCCCGCCCCGGACGGCTGCTGCGCAACTACGACTTCCCGCCCGAGGCGTGCGAAGGCACCATCGTGCGCTCGCACTTCCTGCGCCCGGTGATCGGGATGCAGGATGGCGCGTGGGGGCTGCTCGACGGGATGAACGACGCGGGCCTCGCCGTCTCCCTCACCTTCGGCGGCCGCTTCGTGCACGGTCCGGGCCTGTCCGTCCTGATCGCGCTGCGCTACGTACTGGAGACGTGCACCACGGTGGACGAGGCCGTCGAGTGCCTGCGCGCCCTGCCCATCTGCATCCCGCAGAACGTCACACTCGCGGACCCGGACCGCGCCGTCACCGTCCAGGTCGGCCCGGACATCCCGCTCGCCGTCGACCCCGACCCGGTGGCGTGCGCCGCCAACCACCAACTCGCCGCGCCCGTCTCGCCCGAGGAGGAGGCCGGCAGCCGCACGCTCGCCCGGGTCGCGGCGATCCGCGCCGCCGGTCCTGACACCCCCGTCGCCACGATGCTGCGCCCGCCGCTGTACCGGCGGGAGTACGACGAGGGGTTCGGCACCCTCTACACCGCGGACTATCGCCCCACCGACGGGGAAGTCGGCTATCACTGGCCCGACGCCGAACCCTGGACGCAGTCCTTCGCCGCCTTCCACGAGGGCGCCCGCACGATCGAACTCGCTCCGGCGCCTGCCCTTCCCGAGCCCGCGGTCACCTCTCCTTCGTCCGACAACTAG
- a CDS encoding SDR family oxidoreductase, producing the protein MTVTGKTTMVTGGTGTLGRLVVERLRAGGGEVRVLSRHAPPPYAIDLRRGGAGLVEALTGADTVVHCASNPRGGDEEAARHLIEAARAAEVRHLVYISIVGVDQVQFGYYRSKLAVERLIEESGLGWTVLRTTQFHDLVLQVLSAFAKLPVMPVPVGLVDQPIDSGEVAVRLAELAVGEPAGRVPDMGGPEVRTFADLARAYLRASGRRRPLLKVPLAGRTYRSFRAGGHLAPERNVGVGTFEDFLAGRFPPAETR; encoded by the coding sequence ATGACGGTGACGGGGAAGACGACGATGGTGACCGGGGGCACCGGGACGCTCGGGCGGCTGGTCGTGGAGCGGTTGCGGGCCGGCGGCGGCGAGGTGCGGGTGCTCAGCCGGCACGCGCCGCCGCCGTACGCCATCGACCTGCGCAGGGGCGGCGCGGGTCTGGTCGAAGCCCTCACGGGCGCGGACACCGTGGTGCACTGCGCGTCCAACCCGCGCGGGGGCGACGAGGAGGCGGCCCGCCACCTGATCGAGGCGGCGCGGGCCGCCGAGGTGCGGCACCTGGTGTACATCTCGATCGTCGGCGTCGACCAGGTGCAGTTCGGCTACTACCGCAGCAAGCTCGCCGTCGAGCGGCTGATCGAGGAGTCGGGGCTCGGCTGGACCGTCCTGCGTACGACGCAGTTCCACGACCTGGTGCTCCAGGTGCTGTCGGCCTTCGCGAAACTGCCGGTCATGCCGGTCCCGGTCGGCCTGGTCGACCAGCCGATCGACAGCGGCGAGGTCGCCGTACGGCTGGCCGAGCTCGCGGTGGGCGAACCGGCCGGCCGGGTACCGGACATGGGCGGACCTGAGGTGCGGACCTTCGCCGACCTGGCCCGCGCCTACCTGCGCGCGAGCGGGCGCCGCCGCCCCCTGCTCAAGGTCCCGCTGGCGGGCCGCACGTACCGGTCCTTCCGGGCGGGCGGGCACCTGGCGCCGGAACGGAACGTCGGCGTGGGCACGTTCGAGGACTTCCTCGCGGGACGTTTTCCTCCTGCGGAAACTCGCTAG
- a CDS encoding helix-turn-helix domain-containing protein: MGDSNSNAGVGSGPSARRIYAKELAKLRERAGLTLVQLGEQTRYEQSYLHRLENGERLGSSDVPKVLDKFYGTGDLLADLWKLAKREKKQGRYEGFMDVEAEARNMQEFVAGLIPGLLQTERYAASLLSSDLSASLAEVNRRVQERMARQARLFGKTNLLDYRGLIHESALRSGLKDHDAWTEQLERLIEAAGLRHVSLHVVPFSAGPHFMFGGSLSMLWLPSGRNIAYVEGSLSGDVIEDAEEAEQLRLTYDQFRDLAMTPEGSLDLLRTVLEEHTSCSSLPRT; encoded by the coding sequence ATGGGCGACAGCAACAGCAACGCAGGCGTTGGGAGCGGGCCTTCGGCGCGGCGGATCTACGCCAAGGAACTGGCGAAGCTGCGGGAGCGCGCGGGTCTGACGTTGGTGCAACTCGGCGAGCAGACCAGGTACGAGCAGTCGTATCTGCACCGGCTGGAGAACGGTGAGCGCCTGGGCTCGTCCGACGTACCCAAGGTGCTCGACAAGTTCTACGGCACCGGTGACCTGCTCGCCGACCTGTGGAAGCTCGCCAAGCGGGAGAAGAAGCAGGGCCGGTACGAGGGCTTCATGGACGTCGAGGCCGAGGCCAGGAACATGCAGGAGTTCGTGGCCGGCCTGATCCCCGGGCTGTTGCAGACCGAGCGCTACGCCGCGTCGCTGCTGAGTTCCGACCTCTCGGCTTCCCTGGCGGAGGTGAACCGGCGGGTGCAGGAGCGGATGGCCCGGCAGGCCCGGCTGTTCGGGAAGACGAACCTGCTCGACTACCGCGGGCTGATCCACGAGTCGGCGCTCCGCAGCGGGCTCAAGGACCACGACGCGTGGACCGAGCAGCTCGAACGGCTCATCGAGGCAGCCGGGCTGCGGCATGTCTCGCTGCACGTCGTGCCGTTCAGCGCCGGTCCGCACTTCATGTTCGGCGGCTCGCTGAGCATGCTGTGGCTGCCCAGCGGGCGCAACATCGCCTACGTGGAGGGCAGTCTCAGCGGCGACGTCATCGAGGACGCGGAGGAGGCGGAGCAACTGCGGTTGACCTACGATCAGTTCAGGGACCTCGCGATGACTCCTGAGGGGTCCCTGGACCTGCTTCGCACCGTACTGGAGGAGCACACGTCATGTTCATCGCTGCCAAGGACCTGA
- a CDS encoding maltokinase N-terminal cap-like domain-containing protein, giving the protein MAVIHKTTLVPGKLELVAPWLAAQPWYVGTGRAPELDKSGGFRLDDPEGEVGIEFLVVTDTSGEEEPRAYLVPLTYRADSLDGADHALIGTTEHGVLGHRWVYDGTHDPVLQAQLLALIQDRAEPQAQSASDTPDPTVVPTLNGPALPVDAVATTVSHGPDGTELAVEIPAYAAHTLHLVRALDPNSAAPADPALRAHLTAEWQAPDSDQRVTGLLAVLRPTAG; this is encoded by the coding sequence ATGGCTGTCATCCACAAGACCACGCTGGTCCCCGGCAAGCTGGAACTCGTCGCGCCCTGGCTGGCGGCGCAACCGTGGTACGTCGGTACCGGGCGGGCGCCCGAACTCGACAAGTCCGGCGGGTTCCGGCTCGACGACCCCGAGGGCGAGGTGGGCATCGAGTTCCTGGTGGTCACCGACACCTCGGGCGAGGAGGAACCGCGCGCCTACCTCGTACCGTTGACGTATCGCGCCGATTCGCTCGACGGTGCCGACCACGCGCTGATCGGCACCACCGAGCACGGCGTGCTCGGGCACCGCTGGGTGTACGACGGGACCCACGACCCGGTGCTCCAGGCGCAGTTGCTCGCGTTGATCCAGGACCGGGCCGAGCCGCAGGCGCAGTCCGCCTCGGACACGCCCGACCCCACGGTGGTCCCGACCCTCAACGGCCCCGCGCTGCCCGTGGACGCCGTCGCCACCACCGTCTCCCACGGTCCCGACGGCACCGAACTCGCCGTCGAGATCCCGGCGTACGCCGCCCACACCCTCCACCTCGTCCGCGCCCTCGACCCGAACTCCGCCGCCCCGGCCGACCCCGCCCTCCGCGCCCACCTCACCGCGGAGTGGCAAGCCCCCGACAGCGACCAGCGCGTCACCGGCCTTCTCGCCGTTCTGCGGCCCACCGCCGGCTGA
- a CDS encoding TetR/AcrR family transcriptional regulator, whose amino-acid sequence MDVEEMGHPGRTGRPRSEKRKAAILAAAGDLMMEGGLKAATMEAIAARAGVGKATVYKWWPSRGAVALEGFMLRAADSWTLPEGAPAAEALRVIAVAAVRLFTRSPAGPLMRALAADAQSDPEIAQALREQWLSPRRAVTAEVLREGMRTGELRADLDIPATLDLIFAPVYFRLLFDHEPLDEEFAERTVRQVFAGIAAGARE is encoded by the coding sequence ATGGACGTGGAGGAGATGGGGCACCCGGGGCGGACCGGCCGGCCTCGCAGCGAGAAGCGCAAAGCGGCGATCCTGGCGGCGGCGGGCGACCTGATGATGGAAGGCGGGCTGAAGGCGGCGACGATGGAGGCCATCGCCGCACGCGCGGGTGTCGGCAAGGCGACCGTGTACAAGTGGTGGCCGTCGCGCGGCGCGGTGGCCCTGGAGGGTTTCATGCTCCGCGCGGCGGATTCGTGGACGCTTCCCGAGGGGGCCCCGGCCGCGGAGGCGCTGCGCGTCATCGCGGTGGCGGCGGTGCGGCTGTTCACGCGGAGCCCGGCGGGCCCGCTGATGCGCGCGCTCGCCGCGGACGCGCAGTCCGACCCGGAGATCGCGCAGGCGCTGCGCGAGCAGTGGCTGTCCCCGCGCCGCGCGGTGACGGCCGAGGTCCTGCGGGAGGGCATGCGCACGGGGGAGTTGCGGGCGGACCTCGACATCCCGGCGACGCTCGACCTGATCTTCGCGCCGGTGTACTTCCGGCTGCTGTTCGACCATGAGCCGCTGGACGAGGAGTTCGCGGAGCGGACCGTGCGGCAGGTGTTCGCGGGGATCGCCGCCGGCGCGAGGGAATAG
- a CDS encoding YkvA family protein, with translation MVDRAEVGWLVAAVVVVGVVTAVIAVRTLLKLVRARRMLKATGMPLSTKAMFWGSIAYLIWPVDLLPDPIYVDDIGFLMLALRSVHAAATRLSAERAVTGGREIRTNRHKRGR, from the coding sequence GTGGTGGATCGGGCGGAAGTGGGGTGGCTGGTCGCCGCCGTGGTGGTCGTGGGAGTGGTCACGGCCGTGATCGCGGTGCGGACGCTGCTCAAACTGGTGCGGGCGCGACGGATGTTGAAAGCGACCGGGATGCCGCTGTCGACCAAGGCCATGTTCTGGGGCTCGATCGCGTATCTGATCTGGCCGGTGGATCTGCTGCCCGATCCGATCTACGTGGACGACATCGGTTTCCTGATGCTGGCCCTGCGTTCGGTGCACGCGGCGGCCACGCGGCTATCCGCGGAGCGGGCCGTCACCGGCGGCCGGGAAATCCGTACCAATCGGCATAAACGCGGTCGCTAA
- a CDS encoding RNA polymerase sigma-70 factor, giving the protein MTSGTAEEFTEHRRRMFGLAYRLLGSAEEAEDAVQDAYLRWSRADREAIEQPGAWLAKVVTNLCVNRLTSARVRRERYVGPWLPEPVVTRDGALGPLESAEQRDAVSTAMLVLLERLTPTERAVYVLREAFGYSHRDLAGVLELTEANCRQVYRRAVKRVATQETRFTPAVERQRELVESFVTAAREGDLARLERLLAEDVTWWSDGGGKVSSARRPILGREKVVRFISGTVRKFTGALVVDIVEANGAPALVVRVSGHLYTVIALDVRDDAISGVWSVLNPEKLSFVQRQLATTA; this is encoded by the coding sequence GTGACGTCAGGGACCGCCGAGGAGTTCACGGAGCACCGCCGGAGGATGTTCGGGCTGGCCTACCGGCTGCTCGGGTCCGCCGAGGAGGCGGAGGACGCGGTGCAGGACGCGTACCTGCGGTGGAGCCGGGCGGACCGGGAGGCGATCGAGCAGCCGGGGGCGTGGCTGGCCAAGGTCGTCACCAACCTGTGCGTGAACCGGCTCACCTCCGCCCGCGTCCGGCGGGAGCGGTACGTCGGGCCGTGGCTGCCCGAACCGGTGGTGACGCGGGACGGCGCGCTCGGCCCGCTGGAGTCCGCGGAGCAGCGTGACGCCGTGTCCACGGCGATGCTGGTGCTGCTGGAGCGGCTGACCCCGACCGAGCGCGCGGTGTACGTGCTGCGCGAGGCGTTCGGCTACAGCCACCGGGACCTCGCCGGGGTGCTGGAACTCACCGAGGCCAACTGCCGCCAGGTGTACCGCAGGGCGGTGAAGCGCGTGGCGACGCAGGAGACCCGCTTCACGCCCGCGGTCGAGCGGCAGCGCGAACTCGTCGAGTCCTTCGTGACGGCCGCGCGCGAGGGCGACCTCGCCCGCCTCGAACGGCTCCTCGCCGAGGACGTCACCTGGTGGAGCGACGGCGGCGGCAAGGTCAGCTCCGCACGGCGCCCGATCCTGGGCCGGGAGAAGGTCGTCCGCTTCATCTCCGGCACCGTCCGCAAGTTCACCGGCGCCCTCGTGGTCGACATCGTCGAGGCCAACGGCGCGCCGGCCCTGGTCGTCCGGGTCAGCGGCCACCTCTACACCGTCATCGCCCTGGACGTCCGCGACGACGCCATATCCGGCGTCTGGTCTGTCCTGAACCCGGAGAAACTGTCCTTCGTGCAGCGCCAGTTGGCGACGACGGCGTAG
- a CDS encoding alpha/beta hydrolase has translation MTKIAAVDVAVLAQAIQQMDTGAQALSTNCASLSSQFGKYGLDTENLRKLSAIASWTRDQLPDLRRRHALAVHIGAGGDHVQVPEPISVAAADAYLFQQATKDHDSAGLALVKSDLSKNLNDPAFLRAYADASPDDITAFQGLPATDADKLNRLRLAECLKATDCPDSLKKLSAYLAQPKFKDNGVYLLGFDAKGNGHVSVSFGNPDTAANTAVYVPGTGADLDSAKGDMDRAMTLYTSANEQKPGSTASVFWLGYDAPSFSELPGGPTVQSFANDGAPKLTAFVKSLQSDHTGRGHLTVIGHSYGSTLVGDACAHFGMRPNDVVFVGSPGVTAGKASQLGIGSDHVWASKKKFDPIPQIGAPLDPLHWVDDHSDRFGNDPTSTEFGGKTFDSGSGSGVKHAHSEYWDAGPSLDNMTDIVTGQTDKVSKMPTEDKTGPLPNFADVVADPVAGIQELAGAGLQNAGHAVGGYWGRPLEDTGDALHDVGQAQNDLIGSATDLISGDPGGTLDDLKDTGSSLVDGGKNVVHTVTDFL, from the coding sequence ATGACCAAGATCGCAGCCGTGGACGTTGCGGTACTCGCCCAAGCCATCCAGCAGATGGACACCGGCGCCCAGGCGCTGTCCACCAACTGTGCATCGCTCAGCAGTCAGTTCGGCAAGTACGGGCTTGACACCGAGAACCTGCGCAAGCTCAGCGCCATCGCCTCCTGGACCCGCGACCAACTCCCCGACCTGCGCCGGCGACACGCGCTCGCCGTGCACATCGGCGCAGGGGGCGACCATGTCCAGGTCCCGGAGCCGATCTCCGTCGCGGCGGCCGACGCCTACCTCTTCCAGCAGGCGACGAAGGACCACGACTCGGCCGGCCTCGCCCTGGTGAAGAGCGATCTGAGCAAGAACCTGAACGACCCCGCCTTCCTCAGGGCGTACGCCGACGCGTCTCCCGACGACATCACGGCCTTCCAGGGTCTGCCGGCAACCGATGCCGACAAGTTGAACCGCCTGCGCCTGGCAGAGTGCCTGAAGGCGACGGACTGCCCGGATTCGCTGAAGAAGCTGTCCGCGTACCTGGCACAACCAAAGTTCAAGGACAACGGGGTCTACCTACTGGGATTCGATGCCAAGGGCAACGGCCACGTTTCAGTGTCGTTCGGCAACCCGGATACGGCCGCGAACACCGCGGTCTACGTGCCCGGCACCGGCGCCGACCTTGACAGCGCGAAAGGCGACATGGATCGGGCCATGACGCTGTACACATCTGCAAATGAACAGAAACCAGGCTCAACGGCGTCTGTTTTCTGGCTCGGCTACGACGCGCCCAGTTTCAGCGAGCTTCCTGGCGGCCCCACCGTGCAGAGCTTCGCCAACGACGGTGCACCCAAGCTCACCGCGTTCGTGAAGTCCTTGCAGTCCGATCACACCGGCCGCGGCCACCTGACGGTGATCGGGCACAGCTACGGCAGCACGCTCGTGGGTGACGCGTGCGCCCACTTCGGCATGCGGCCCAACGATGTCGTCTTCGTCGGCTCGCCGGGTGTCACCGCAGGGAAGGCATCACAGCTCGGCATCGGGTCCGACCATGTCTGGGCGAGCAAGAAGAAGTTCGACCCCATCCCGCAGATCGGCGCGCCACTCGACCCGCTTCACTGGGTGGACGACCACAGCGACCGGTTCGGCAACGACCCGACCTCCACGGAGTTCGGGGGAAAGACCTTCGACTCCGGCTCCGGCAGCGGGGTGAAGCACGCGCACAGCGAGTACTGGGACGCAGGACCGTCCCTGGACAACATGACGGACATCGTGACCGGGCAGACGGACAAGGTCAGCAAGATGCCGACCGAGGACAAGACCGGCCCGCTTCCCAACTTCGCAGATGTAGTCGCTGATCCCGTCGCGGGAATCCAAGAGCTCGCTGGCGCCGGACTTCAGAACGCCGGCCACGCGGTCGGCGGCTACTGGGGACGGCCGCTGGAGGACACCGGAGATGCCCTTCACGATGTCGGCCAGGCCCAGAACGACCTCATCGGCTCGGCCACCGACCTGATTTCCGGCGACCCGGGCGGGACACTGGACGACCTCAAAGACACGGGCAGTTCCCTCGTGGACGGCGGCAAGAACGTCGTGCACACCGTGACCGACTTCCTCTAG
- a CDS encoding MFS transporter, with protein MTTSGPSPSAAHAAPTEAEPEPVPIAGATAEPGRALRWVIITLAFACGASVANLYYAQPLLGLLSNSFDVSKGTATVVVTATQIGYALGLALLIPLGDLLENRRLASRTLLITAVALAVAAFAPDFWVFLAVSVLIGVTSVVAQILIPLAAHLAPAESRGRLVGQVMSGLLLGIMLARSVASFAAAAWGWRSIYAISAVVMLLTSLALLKVLPVRKPDHSARYGTLLASVAGLARSEPVLVRRALTQACMFGAFTAYWTAVAYELADRHHMSQNGIAVFALVGAAGAASAPVAGRLGDAGRGVPGRAVAILLGLVAMVVAGFGVDNLVLLAIGGVLLDFAVQGHQVLSQRDIYALRPDARARVNSVYMTTVFLGGAAASAATGAVHSAWGWTGVTVMGAALTVVAFLLWSVEQFRPAAAGSRANSL; from the coding sequence ATGACGACCAGCGGCCCGTCCCCGTCCGCCGCCCATGCCGCCCCGACCGAGGCCGAACCCGAGCCCGTTCCCATAGCCGGGGCCACCGCCGAGCCAGGGCGGGCGCTGCGCTGGGTGATCATCACCCTCGCCTTCGCGTGCGGCGCCAGCGTCGCGAACCTCTACTACGCGCAACCCCTGCTCGGCCTGCTCAGCAACTCCTTCGACGTGAGCAAGGGCACCGCCACCGTCGTGGTGACCGCCACCCAGATCGGTTACGCGCTCGGCCTCGCCCTGCTGATTCCGCTCGGCGACCTCCTGGAGAACCGGCGGCTGGCCTCCCGCACCCTGCTGATCACCGCGGTCGCGCTGGCGGTGGCCGCGTTCGCCCCGGACTTCTGGGTCTTCCTCGCGGTGTCGGTGCTGATCGGCGTCACCTCCGTGGTGGCGCAGATCCTGATCCCGCTCGCGGCGCACCTCGCACCGGCCGAGTCGCGCGGGCGGCTGGTCGGGCAGGTGATGAGCGGGCTGCTGCTGGGCATCATGCTGGCCCGTTCCGTCGCCAGCTTCGCCGCCGCCGCGTGGGGTTGGCGCAGCATCTACGCCATCTCCGCCGTCGTCATGCTGCTGACCTCGCTGGCGCTGCTGAAGGTGCTGCCGGTCCGCAAGCCCGACCACTCCGCCCGCTACGGCACCCTGCTCGCCTCGGTGGCCGGCCTCGCGCGCAGCGAACCGGTGCTGGTGCGGCGGGCGTTGACGCAGGCGTGCATGTTCGGCGCGTTCACCGCGTACTGGACGGCGGTGGCGTACGAACTCGCCGACCGGCACCACATGTCGCAGAACGGCATCGCGGTCTTCGCGCTGGTCGGCGCGGCCGGGGCGGCCTCCGCACCGGTCGCCGGGCGGCTCGGCGACGCCGGGCGCGGGGTGCCCGGCCGGGCCGTGGCGATCCTGCTCGGCCTGGTGGCCATGGTCGTGGCCGGGTTCGGTGTCGACAACCTCGTGCTGCTCGCGATCGGCGGCGTGCTGCTGGACTTCGCCGTCCAGGGCCACCAAGTGCTCAGCCAGCGCGACATCTACGCCCTGCGGCCCGACGCCCGCGCCCGCGTCAACTCCGTCTACATGACCACCGTCTTCCTCGGCGGTGCCGCCGCGTCCGCCGCGACCGGCGCGGTCCACTCCGCGTGGGGCTGGACCGGCGTCACCGTGATGGGCGCCGCCCTGACGGTGGTGGCGTTCCTGCTGTGGTCGGTCGAGCAGTTCCGCCCGGCGGCGGCCGGGAGCCGGGCGAACTCCCTCTAG
- a CDS encoding DUF397 domain-containing protein, with protein sequence MFIAAKDLSGAAWRKSSYSNGNGGNCVEVADGFTGVVPVRDSKDPHGPALGFSADAWASFVGAVRADEFPTV encoded by the coding sequence ATGTTCATCGCTGCCAAGGACCTGAGCGGCGCCGCCTGGCGCAAGTCGTCGTACAGCAACGGCAACGGCGGTAACTGCGTCGAGGTCGCCGACGGCTTCACCGGCGTGGTGCCGGTCCGCGACTCGAAGGACCCGCACGGACCCGCGCTGGGGTTCTCCGCGGACGCGTGGGCGTCCTTCGTGGGCGCGGTGCGCGCCGACGAGTTCCCCACCGTCTGA